In Rheinheimera sp. MM224, one DNA window encodes the following:
- a CDS encoding DUF3297 family protein: MTDTTTQDTAARPDLPDRLCTNPRSPHYVAAIFEHDVGIRLNGKQRFDVEEYCISEGWVKVAAAKALDRRGQPLLMTLKGKVEAFYTEPN; the protein is encoded by the coding sequence ATGACAGACACTACCACTCAAGACACAGCAGCACGCCCGGATTTACCGGATCGCCTTTGCACTAACCCACGTAGCCCGCATTATGTAGCAGCAATTTTCGAACACGATGTTGGTATTCGTTTGAATGGCAAACAGCGTTTTGACGTGGAAGAATATTGCATCAGCGAAGGTTGGGTGAAAGTGGCAGCAGCCAAAGCGCTGGACCGTCGTGGCCAGCCTTTACTGATGACGCTTAAAGGTAAAGTAGAAGCTT